The Tenacibaculum jejuense genome includes a window with the following:
- the rpsT gene encoding 30S ribosomal protein S20, producing MANHKSALKRIRSNEAKRLRNKYQHKTTRNAVRKLRALTDKKEAEGMLSSVASMLDKLAKNNVIHKNKAANLKSKLAKHVAAL from the coding sequence ATGGCAAATCATAAGTCAGCATTAAAAAGAATTAGAAGTAACGAAGCGAAGCGCTTAAGAAATAAATATCAGCACAAAACTACTCGTAATGCTGTTAGAAAATTAAGAGCTCTTACAGATAAGAAGGAAGCAGAAGGAATGTTATCATCTGTTGCTTCAATGCTAGATAAATTAGCTAAGAACAATGTTATTCATAAGAATAAAGCTGCTAATTTAAAATCTAAGCTTGCTAAGCACGTTGCTGCTTTATAG
- the proS gene encoding proline--tRNA ligase, protein MSKHLTKRAEDYSKWYNELIVKADLAENSAVRGCMVIKPYGFAIWEKMQAELDRMFKETGHQNAYFPLLVPKSLFEAEEKNAEGFAKECAVVTHYRLETDPDNEGKLRVDPEAKLQEELIIRPTSEAIIWNTYKGWIQSHRDLPLLINQWANVMRWEMRTRPFLRTAEFLWQEGHTAHATKEEALAEAKQMQEVYATFAEDFMAMPVIKGAKSESERFAGADETYTIEALMQDGKALQAGTSHFLGQNFAKAFDVKYTSKEGKLEHVWATSWGVSTRLIGGLIMTHSDDAGLVLPPKLAPIQVVIVPIYKGEDQLNAIFDKIRPILQELKSKGISVKFDDRDTMRPGAKFAEYELKGVPVRVAIGKRDLENGTAEVARRDTFEKQTVNQDDLITYIEDLLENIQNSLFTKAVSYREAHLTKVDTFEEFKDVIENKGGFVSAHWDGTEETEDKIKELTKATIRCIPNNAINEVGKCVFTGKESTKRVLFAKAY, encoded by the coding sequence ATGAGTAAACATTTAACAAAACGAGCTGAAGATTATTCAAAATGGTATAATGAGCTTATTGTTAAAGCTGATTTAGCTGAAAATTCTGCCGTACGTGGATGTATGGTAATTAAGCCTTATGGGTTTGCAATTTGGGAAAAAATGCAAGCAGAACTAGATAGAATGTTCAAAGAAACAGGACATCAAAATGCTTATTTTCCCTTACTGGTTCCCAAAAGTTTATTTGAAGCAGAAGAAAAAAATGCAGAAGGATTTGCTAAAGAGTGTGCTGTGGTTACACACTACAGGTTAGAAACTGATCCTGACAATGAAGGGAAGTTAAGAGTAGATCCAGAAGCTAAACTACAGGAAGAATTAATAATTCGTCCAACTTCTGAAGCTATTATATGGAATACTTATAAAGGTTGGATACAATCGCATAGAGATTTACCATTATTAATAAATCAATGGGCTAACGTTATGCGTTGGGAGATGAGAACTAGGCCTTTCTTAAGAACGGCAGAATTCTTGTGGCAAGAAGGTCATACGGCTCATGCAACTAAGGAAGAAGCTTTAGCAGAAGCAAAACAAATGCAAGAAGTTTATGCAACTTTTGCTGAAGATTTTATGGCTATGCCAGTTATTAAAGGAGCAAAGTCTGAAAGTGAACGTTTTGCAGGTGCAGATGAAACATATACAATAGAAGCTTTAATGCAAGACGGAAAAGCATTACAAGCTGGAACTTCTCATTTTTTAGGACAAAACTTTGCTAAGGCATTTGATGTAAAATATACATCTAAAGAAGGTAAATTAGAGCATGTATGGGCTACTTCATGGGGAGTTTCTACTCGTTTAATTGGAGGTTTAATAATGACGCATTCTGATGATGCAGGATTAGTGTTGCCTCCAAAATTAGCTCCTATACAAGTAGTTATTGTTCCTATATATAAAGGCGAAGATCAATTAAACGCTATTTTTGATAAAATACGACCTATACTACAAGAATTGAAATCTAAAGGTATTTCGGTTAAATTCGATGATAGAGATACAATGAGGCCAGGAGCTAAGTTTGCGGAGTACGAATTAAAAGGGGTTCCGGTTAGGGTTGCCATTGGAAAAAGAGATTTAGAAAATGGTACAGCCGAGGTAGCAAGGAGAGATACCTTTGAAAAGCAAACTGTGAATCAAGATGATTTAATAACATATATTGAGGACTTGCTAGAAAATATTCAAAATAGTTTATTTACAAAAGCTGTCAGTTACAGAGAAGCACATTTAACCAAAGTAGATACTTTTGAAGAGTTTAAAGATGTAATCGAAAATAAAGGAGGTTTTGTATCTGCTCATTGGGATGGAACAGAAGAAACTGAAGATAAAATTAAAGAACTTACTAAAGCTACTATTCGTTGTATACCAAATAATGCAATAAATGAAGTAGGTAAGTGTGTTTTTACAGGTAAAGAATCTACAAAAAGAGTACTTTTTGCAAAAGCATATTAA
- the ubiE gene encoding bifunctional demethylmenaquinone methyltransferase/2-methoxy-6-polyprenyl-1,4-benzoquinol methylase UbiE yields the protein MGKQVTPYKNSDLGKKEQVAQMFDKISNNYDGLNRVISFGIDVSWRKKVVKLIGENNPKTILDIATGTGDLAMMMNKLNPEKIVGLDISAGMLEVGKEKIKKAGFDKKIDMVIGDSENIPFEDNTFDAITVSFGVRNFENLDKGLKEILRVLKPNGKFVVLETSNPTKFPFKQLYKLHTHVFLPIVGKLFSKDKVAYSYLSESANSFPYGEAFNNILRKNGFKNVESLPVTFGVASIYTSTK from the coding sequence ATGGGTAAGCAAGTAACTCCTTACAAGAATTCTGATTTAGGAAAAAAAGAGCAAGTAGCTCAGATGTTTGATAAAATATCAAATAATTACGATGGATTAAACAGAGTAATTTCTTTTGGTATAGATGTTAGCTGGAGAAAAAAAGTAGTAAAGCTAATCGGGGAAAACAATCCTAAAACTATTTTAGATATAGCTACTGGTACAGGAGACTTGGCTATGATGATGAACAAACTTAACCCAGAAAAAATTGTTGGATTAGACATCTCTGCAGGTATGCTTGAAGTAGGAAAAGAAAAAATTAAGAAAGCCGGATTCGATAAAAAAATTGATATGGTTATCGGTGATAGTGAAAATATTCCTTTTGAAGACAATACTTTTGATGCTATAACAGTTTCTTTTGGGGTTCGAAATTTCGAAAATTTAGATAAAGGTTTAAAGGAAATTTTAAGAGTCTTAAAACCTAACGGAAAATTTGTTGTTCTAGAAACTTCTAACCCGACAAAATTTCCATTTAAACAGCTTTATAAACTTCACACCCACGTATTTTTACCTATAGTTGGAAAATTATTCTCTAAAGATAAAGTTGCTTATTCATACCTTTCTGAAAGTGCAAATTCTTTTCCTTATGGTGAAGCTTTCAACAATATTTTGAGAAAAAATGGGTTTAAGAATGTGGAGAGTTTACCTGTAACATTTGGGGTGGCTTCAATTTATACATCAACAAAGTAA
- a CDS encoding OmpP1/FadL family transporter: MKKLILFVAIIATTGTSYAQFTDYNDLGILFSRDQRTGTARFNAMAGAFGALGSDISSTDINPAGAAVARNSKVSVTFEGTNTNFDLNYYGRTNNITDERINLSQAGAIFVFDGSNNSNWNRFAITFNYKIKADFDNFYNGSGNSGLSLYDDNFNFTPQPNNTFYNVIGQEFSKETSGLNSVFNMGISAVHDNKLFIGASLKFHSIEYRERSVSIEDNDELNGSPIVFDDINERFVDGTGFSFNVGFIYKLNKYIRIGAAYESPTWYSEVLEETINDFAVFDTTDSANPSLIFDDRVVRGPFSLRFRTPSKLTASGALVFGKQGVISLDYTYRDFSNFRYIDDISFRDGSGQLVNPNDFFSTDFRATHALNLGTEWRFNRISLRGGYFYEKNPNLREGGNTNEDNYRGFTAGLGYNFGNTQIGLSYLRSLNDEFYTLYDIGDININNTTSRIAASITFSL; encoded by the coding sequence ATGAAAAAATTGATATTATTTGTAGCAATAATCGCTACAACAGGAACTTCTTATGCCCAATTTACTGACTATAATGACCTAGGTATTTTATTTTCTAGGGATCAAAGAACAGGTACTGCTAGATTTAATGCAATGGCAGGTGCATTTGGTGCATTAGGTAGTGATATTTCTTCAACAGATATAAACCCTGCAGGTGCAGCAGTTGCAAGAAACAGTAAGGTTTCTGTAACTTTTGAGGGAACTAATACCAACTTTGATTTAAACTATTACGGTAGAACGAATAATATAACTGACGAAAGAATTAATTTAAGTCAGGCTGGTGCTATTTTTGTTTTTGATGGGAGTAATAATTCTAACTGGAACAGGTTTGCCATTACCTTTAATTATAAGATAAAAGCTGACTTTGATAATTTTTATAATGGGAGTGGTAATAGTGGGCTTTCGCTCTATGATGACAATTTCAATTTTACTCCTCAACCAAATAACACTTTTTATAATGTTATCGGACAAGAGTTCTCTAAAGAAACCAGTGGTTTAAACAGTGTATTTAACATGGGAATATCTGCTGTTCATGATAACAAACTGTTTATTGGAGCTTCATTAAAGTTTCATAGTATTGAATATCGTGAGCGATCGGTTTCAATTGAAGATAATGATGAACTTAATGGTTCTCCTATTGTTTTTGATGATATTAATGAACGTTTTGTAGATGGAACAGGATTTTCTTTTAATGTTGGTTTTATATATAAGTTAAACAAATACATTAGAATAGGGGCTGCATATGAATCTCCTACTTGGTATAGCGAAGTATTAGAAGAAACAATTAATGATTTTGCAGTGTTTGATACTACAGATAGTGCTAACCCTTCATTAATATTTGATGACAGAGTCGTTAGAGGTCCTTTTTCGTTACGTTTTAGAACTCCTAGTAAATTAACTGCAAGTGGTGCGCTAGTGTTTGGTAAACAAGGAGTGATAAGTTTAGATTATACATATAGAGATTTCTCTAATTTCCGTTACATAGATGATATCAGTTTTAGAGATGGTAGTGGTCAGCTTGTAAATCCGAACGATTTCTTCTCTACCGATTTTAGAGCTACACATGCTCTTAATTTAGGAACAGAATGGCGTTTCAACAGAATTAGTCTTAGAGGTGGATATTTCTATGAAAAAAATCCAAATTTAAGAGAAGGTGGAAACACAAATGAAGACAATTATAGAGGTTTCACTGCTGGTTTAGGATATAACTTTGGAAATACACAAATAGGACTATCATATTTAAGATCTTTAAATGATGAATTCTACACACTATATGACATAGGTGATATTAATATAAACAATACAACTTCAAGAATAGCTGCTAGTATTACTTTTAGCTTATAA
- a CDS encoding NifU family protein: MENINIKIENTTNNTIVKFVSDTLIVNRGSYEYNNIDEAKDAPFIQQLFYLPFVKKVFVGANFIAIQRYDIVEWPDVQEEVRQQIEAFLNTGKKVIEEKTENTKKEAVEVYAEVTPNPAVMKFGTNKALTQTDIELKNIEEANQYSPLAKAIFGFPFVKEVFISENYVSVTKYDVVEWNEVYQELRTFIRNYIQESKAIISDIPKAAQENSNEIATNVNLDETSVKIVEILNEYIKPAVASDGGNIAFKNYDPETKQVNVILQGACSGCPSSTITLKNGIETMLKEMLPNQINEVIAING; encoded by the coding sequence ATGGAAAATATCAATATTAAAATAGAAAACACAACCAACAATACTATAGTAAAGTTTGTTAGTGATACACTTATAGTGAACAGAGGAAGCTATGAGTATAATAATATAGACGAAGCAAAAGATGCTCCTTTCATTCAACAGCTATTTTATCTTCCTTTTGTAAAAAAAGTATTTGTTGGAGCTAATTTCATTGCTATTCAACGTTACGACATTGTAGAATGGCCAGATGTTCAAGAAGAAGTAAGACAACAGATAGAAGCTTTTTTAAATACTGGAAAAAAAGTAATTGAAGAAAAAACTGAAAACACAAAGAAAGAAGCTGTTGAAGTGTATGCTGAAGTAACTCCAAATCCAGCTGTAATGAAATTTGGAACCAACAAAGCACTTACACAAACTGATATTGAGTTAAAAAATATTGAAGAAGCTAATCAATATTCACCTTTAGCAAAGGCTATTTTTGGTTTTCCTTTTGTAAAAGAAGTTTTTATTTCTGAAAATTATGTATCTGTTACCAAATACGATGTTGTTGAGTGGAATGAAGTATATCAGGAATTACGTACTTTCATTAGAAACTACATTCAAGAAAGTAAAGCTATTATATCTGATATCCCTAAAGCAGCACAAGAAAACTCAAACGAGATTGCTACTAACGTTAATTTAGATGAAACTTCTGTAAAAATTGTAGAAATCTTAAACGAATATATTAAACCAGCTGTAGCTTCAGATGGTGGAAATATTGCATTTAAAAATTATGACCCAGAAACAAAACAAGTAAATGTAATTTTACAAGGAGCTTGTAGCGGTTGTCCTTCTTCTACAATAACACTGAAGAATGGAATTGAAACAATGTTAAAAGAAATGTTACCTAACCAAATTAACGAAGTAATAGCTATAAATGGGTAA
- the mrdA gene encoding penicillin-binding protein 2 has protein sequence MKRSFLLIFLITLVGFIYIGRLFQLQVLEGQELSPTSSATIKIEYDYPERGYIYDRNNKLMVANEVSYDVMAIPKELKAIDTLEFCELVKISKEDYIKKVKKIKNPKKFAPWLPAVFIKHLAKRDYAFLQEKLHKFKGFYIQKRTIRNYPEPIAANVLGYLSEVNELQAKNNPDYENGELIGKSGVEYYYEKALRGSKGKKHFNRDNLMRITGNYKGGIYDTLAVPGRDLLLTLDLDLQKYGEKLMTGKRGGIVVLEPSSGEILALVTAPSYDPNVLVGRKRYKHSTILFNDSINNPTYDRGLQGVYPPGSPFKILNGLVGLQEGVINDKSYVYCYGGYRYGKRKNEFMKCHCGIYGRPIRLKKAIANSCNSYFSDVYRKIIDKPKNTKVGFDNWSNKIKSFGLGNFLGYDLNVGLPGLIPNAKYYDDRYDFRWGATTNISNAIGQGEIQTTPIQLANATAAIANRGFYYTPHIVKQIDGKNIKNPKFTSKKQTLINEEHFPVVIDAMHEVFKTGTGKYSRVKGIDICGKTGTVENFTRINGEKVQLKDHSILIAFAPKENPKIAMAIFVENGGFGSTIAAPITSLMIEKYLNGEVLRKDLEERMINLSLQEEYDKLIVKKDSIETVRK, from the coding sequence GTGAAGCGAAGTTTTTTATTAATTTTTTTAATTACTCTTGTAGGGTTCATCTACATAGGTAGGTTATTCCAACTACAGGTTCTTGAAGGTCAAGAATTAAGTCCAACTAGTAGTGCAACTATAAAAATCGAATACGATTACCCAGAACGCGGTTATATATATGATCGAAACAACAAATTAATGGTTGCAAATGAAGTTTCTTATGATGTGATGGCTATTCCCAAGGAATTAAAAGCTATAGATACACTAGAATTTTGCGAACTCGTTAAAATTTCTAAAGAAGATTATATTAAGAAAGTTAAAAAAATAAAAAATCCGAAAAAATTTGCTCCTTGGCTTCCTGCTGTTTTTATAAAACATCTCGCAAAAAGAGATTACGCTTTCTTACAGGAAAAACTTCATAAATTTAAAGGTTTCTACATTCAAAAAAGAACTATTAGAAATTATCCAGAACCTATTGCTGCTAATGTTTTAGGCTACTTATCTGAAGTAAATGAATTACAAGCTAAAAACAATCCTGATTATGAAAACGGAGAACTTATAGGTAAATCTGGCGTAGAGTATTATTATGAAAAAGCGTTAAGAGGTAGCAAAGGTAAAAAACATTTCAATAGAGATAATTTAATGAGAATTACCGGGAATTATAAAGGTGGAATATATGATACTTTAGCAGTTCCTGGAAGAGATTTACTATTAACACTAGATTTAGATTTACAAAAGTATGGAGAAAAATTAATGACTGGTAAAAGAGGTGGTATAGTCGTTCTTGAACCATCCTCTGGAGAAATACTGGCTTTAGTAACAGCACCATCTTATGACCCAAATGTTTTAGTAGGAAGAAAACGTTACAAGCATTCAACTATACTTTTTAATGATAGCATAAATAACCCAACTTACGATAGAGGTTTACAAGGAGTTTATCCACCTGGATCTCCTTTCAAAATTTTAAATGGTTTAGTAGGATTACAAGAAGGTGTTATTAACGATAAATCATATGTTTATTGTTATGGAGGATATCGTTATGGTAAAAGAAAAAATGAATTTATGAAATGCCACTGTGGTATTTATGGAAGACCTATCCGATTAAAAAAAGCGATCGCTAATTCTTGTAATAGTTATTTCTCAGATGTATATCGCAAAATTATAGACAAACCTAAAAACACAAAAGTCGGATTTGATAATTGGAGTAATAAAATCAAAAGTTTTGGACTAGGAAATTTCTTAGGTTATGATTTAAATGTTGGTTTACCTGGACTAATTCCAAACGCTAAATATTACGATGATCGTTATGATTTTAGATGGGGAGCCACTACAAATATTTCGAATGCTATTGGACAAGGAGAAATTCAAACCACTCCAATTCAATTAGCTAATGCAACAGCTGCAATTGCTAATAGAGGTTTTTATTACACTCCGCATATCGTTAAGCAAATTGATGGAAAAAACATAAAAAACCCAAAATTTACATCTAAAAAGCAAACACTGATAAACGAGGAACATTTTCCTGTGGTTATAGATGCTATGCACGAAGTATTCAAAACAGGAACTGGAAAATATAGCCGAGTAAAAGGCATAGATATTTGCGGTAAAACAGGAACTGTAGAAAACTTTACAAGAATTAATGGAGAAAAGGTTCAATTAAAAGATCACTCGATACTAATTGCTTTTGCTCCAAAGGAAAACCCCAAAATAGCTATGGCTATTTTTGTTGAAAATGGAGGTTTCGGTTCTACTATTGCAGCTCCAATTACCAGCTTAATGATTGAAAAATACCTGAATGGTGAAGTGTTAAGAAAAGACTTAGAGGAAAGAATGATTAATTTAAGTTTACAAGAAGAATACGACAAATTAATTGTAAAAAAAGACAGTATTGAGACAGTTAGAAAATAA
- the porT gene encoding type IX secretion/gliding motility protein PorT/SprT, whose translation MLKKLLVSCLLIIVALSATAQRERIENLPNFDKRFIHYGFYLGLNTNGFKVSYKPSAFPDARVDVVSDVGFNVGLIGDMKLHNNVNLRFEPGLVSNTKTLRFTHIANENEGTREVGNTYLHLPIIFKFSTNRLNNIRPYVLGGASFDFNFSSNEKNQDDNFSGQFRQNASVFMYEVGIGVDFYLPYFKFSPSIRGIFAINNEIKFDNRSPSQWTDPIDFFGTRGIFLHLSFE comes from the coding sequence ATGTTAAAAAAACTTTTAGTTTCTTGTTTGCTTATAATAGTAGCTTTAAGTGCTACTGCTCAAAGAGAACGTATCGAAAATTTACCTAATTTCGATAAGCGATTTATTCATTATGGTTTCTATTTAGGATTAAATACTAACGGTTTTAAGGTTTCTTACAAACCAAGTGCATTTCCTGATGCCAGAGTTGATGTTGTTTCTGATGTGGGTTTCAACGTAGGTTTAATTGGTGATATGAAACTACATAATAACGTTAATTTACGTTTCGAACCAGGTTTAGTTTCTAACACTAAAACACTTCGATTTACGCATATAGCAAACGAAAATGAAGGAACTAGAGAAGTAGGGAATACCTATTTACATTTACCTATTATTTTTAAGTTTAGTACTAACAGATTAAATAATATTAGACCTTATGTACTAGGTGGCGCTTCATTTGATTTTAATTTTTCTAGTAATGAAAAAAATCAAGATGATAATTTTTCAGGACAATTTAGACAAAATGCTAGTGTTTTTATGTATGAAGTAGGTATAGGTGTAGATTTCTATTTACCTTATTTTAAATTCTCTCCTTCTATACGTGGTATATTTGCTATCAATAACGAAATTAAATTCGACAATCGCAGCCCAAGTCAATGGACAGATCCTATAGACTTTTTTGGTACTCGAGGGATATTTCTTCATTTATCTTTTGAATAA
- the rodA gene encoding rod shape-determining protein RodA has protein sequence MRQLENNIFKNIDWFTIIMFLLLVAFGWVNIYAASSTGTDKELFDFSTRYGKQLVFIALSFPLIVFILFLNSKFYEQFSSLIYLFSLVLLAGVLVFGKKINGATSWYNFGGIGLQPSEFSKAFTALALAKLMSDRQYNLDLLKNQIKAFVIIFLPAFFIALQPDMGSVLIYFSFFFVLNREGLTLKYFILGVITVILFLLTVNYGTINVLIGTLIVLTIVFAYIIYRNNQFFRFNWPVILVTYIISALFISAAGYTYTNVLEQHQKNRFDILLGKIEDKKGLGYNTHQAELTIKSGNFFGKGFLQGDRTQGNFVPEQDTDYIFSTVGEEWGFLGSSIVILLFMGLLYRIIFLAERQTNKFARIYGYGIASILFFHVVVNIGMVIGILPTIGIPLPFFSYGGSSLWGFTLLIFIFVRLDAHKKYDY, from the coding sequence TTGAGACAGTTAGAAAATAACATATTTAAAAACATCGATTGGTTTACTATTATTATGTTTCTTTTGTTAGTAGCATTTGGATGGGTTAATATTTATGCCGCTTCTTCTACTGGAACAGATAAAGAACTTTTCGATTTTAGTACTAGATATGGAAAACAATTAGTTTTTATAGCTTTAAGCTTTCCTTTGATTGTCTTCATTTTATTCTTAAACTCTAAATTTTATGAACAATTCTCGAGTTTAATTTATTTATTTTCTCTGGTCCTTTTAGCTGGTGTTTTAGTCTTTGGAAAAAAAATTAATGGTGCTACTTCTTGGTATAATTTTGGTGGAATTGGATTACAACCTTCAGAATTTTCAAAGGCTTTTACGGCTCTTGCTTTAGCTAAATTAATGAGTGATAGACAATACAATTTAGACTTACTTAAAAACCAGATTAAAGCTTTTGTTATTATTTTTCTGCCTGCTTTTTTCATTGCTTTACAACCAGACATGGGATCCGTTTTAATTTACTTTTCTTTCTTTTTTGTATTAAATAGAGAAGGATTAACATTGAAGTACTTTATTTTAGGGGTTATTACTGTCATTCTTTTTTTACTTACAGTTAATTATGGAACTATTAATGTTCTTATCGGAACACTTATTGTTCTAACCATTGTATTTGCATACATTATTTATAGAAATAATCAGTTTTTTAGATTTAACTGGCCAGTAATATTAGTTACTTATATTATTTCTGCATTATTTATTTCTGCTGCTGGTTACACATACACTAATGTATTAGAACAGCATCAAAAAAACAGATTTGATATTTTACTCGGAAAAATAGAAGACAAAAAAGGACTTGGATATAATACACACCAAGCAGAATTAACTATTAAATCTGGGAATTTTTTCGGAAAAGGTTTTCTACAAGGAGATCGTACTCAAGGTAATTTTGTACCTGAACAAGACACAGATTACATATTTAGTACTGTTGGAGAAGAATGGGGCTTTTTAGGTAGTTCTATCGTGATACTTTTATTTATGGGGTTATTGTATAGAATTATATTTTTAGCAGAACGTCAAACCAATAAGTTTGCTAGGATTTATGGATATGGAATAGCTTCAATTTTATTTTTCCATGTTGTAGTCAATATAGGAATGGTAATAGGTATTTTACCGACAATTGGTATACCTCTACCCTTTTTCAGTTACGGAGGTTCTTCCTTATGGGGATTTACACTACTTATCTTTATTTTTGTTCGCTTAGATGCACACAAAAAATACGATTATTAA
- the mreD gene encoding rod shape-determining protein MreD codes for MSRKPFYLAIIFVSLILIQVLVLNNIRFLGYVNPYIYIAFIFVYPYKTNRFPIISLAFLLGLLVDMFTDSGGIHAMATTLIAYLRTGFFRTFFQKTEVDYEFFEMNQESFGKIFNFVASLTLIHHFVVFLLVNFSFNNLLSVLINTILSAVFSLILYFLGSFILTRKQQ; via the coding sequence ATGAGTAGGAAACCTTTCTATCTTGCTATAATTTTTGTGAGTTTAATTCTAATACAAGTATTAGTTTTAAACAATATTAGATTTTTAGGTTATGTAAACCCATATATTTACATTGCTTTTATTTTTGTTTACCCTTATAAAACGAATCGTTTCCCAATAATATCTTTAGCTTTTTTACTTGGATTATTAGTGGATATGTTTACAGATTCTGGAGGTATTCATGCAATGGCAACTACTTTAATTGCTTATCTAAGAACTGGTTTCTTTAGAACATTCTTCCAAAAGACAGAAGTAGACTACGAGTTTTTCGAAATGAATCAAGAATCATTTGGTAAAATATTCAATTTCGTAGCGTCTTTAACACTCATACATCATTTTGTCGTTTTTTTATTGGTTAACTTTAGTTTTAATAACTTATTATCGGTGTTAATTAACACAATTTTATCGGCAGTATTTTCGTTAATTTTATATTTTCTAGGGAGCTTTATTTTAACTAGAAAACAACAATAA
- a CDS encoding RNA polymerase sigma factor: MKTNNVNKLSDEELVKKIVEKNDTHLFAILYDRYAGLVYNKCYGFSKSKEEAQDLTHDVFVRLFVKLRSFKGRSKFSTWLYSFTYNFCVNYVQRNTAKKNEKVTVVTDVIKDEDADVDEIDDASLFELKSDKLAKALEIIDPSDKMILLMKYQDDMSIKDIQLALDLGQSAVKMRLKRAKEKVVKAYNEL; the protein is encoded by the coding sequence TTGAAGACTAACAACGTTAATAAATTAAGCGACGAAGAGCTCGTAAAAAAAATCGTAGAGAAGAACGATACGCATTTGTTTGCTATCTTGTATGATCGATATGCAGGATTAGTGTACAACAAATGTTATGGTTTCTCTAAGAGTAAAGAAGAGGCTCAAGATTTAACACATGATGTGTTTGTTCGTTTATTTGTTAAGTTGAGAAGTTTTAAAGGACGATCTAAATTTTCTACTTGGTTGTATTCTTTTACATATAACTTTTGTGTAAATTATGTACAGAGAAATACAGCAAAGAAAAATGAAAAGGTTACTGTAGTTACAGATGTTATTAAAGATGAAGATGCAGATGTTGATGAAATAGATGATGCTTCTTTATTTGAGTTAAAATCTGATAAATTGGCGAAGGCTCTTGAAATTATAGACCCTTCGGATAAGATGATATTATTAATGAAGTATCAAGATGATATGAGCATTAAAGATATTCAGTTAGCATTAGATTTGGGTCAAAGTGCAGTAAAAATGCGATTAAAAAGAGCCAAAGAAAAAGTAGTAAAAGCGTATAACGAATTATAA
- a CDS encoding mechanosensitive ion channel family protein — MNELIKPFEEILNEIKNTIPSVFKFLGFLIFAWLFTKILLKVVKKILAKTKIDQWSEKLSETKIFGDTTINIVLTNVILGVLKWLLILIFVMAGSSIFGLTSVSDGLRSFFAYLPSLIKALVIFAGGAYLGTMVKKAIQGMFKSLEISGGNVVANIAFYLIVVFLSITALDAAEIDTSLIKSNLTLIIGSILAAFTIAFGLGARDAVTRLLFGYYTRRNLAIGSTIKIGDTEGVVIAIDNICATVSTDSGTVILPIKEVVDSKIIIKK; from the coding sequence ATGAATGAATTGATTAAACCTTTTGAAGAAATTTTAAATGAAATTAAAAATACTATTCCTTCAGTTTTTAAATTTTTAGGTTTTTTAATTTTCGCATGGTTATTTACAAAAATTTTATTGAAAGTTGTAAAGAAAATACTAGCAAAGACAAAAATAGACCAATGGTCAGAAAAGCTTAGTGAAACTAAAATTTTTGGAGATACAACCATAAATATTGTACTTACTAATGTGATATTAGGAGTTCTTAAATGGTTGTTAATTTTAATATTTGTTATGGCTGGGTCTAGTATATTTGGTTTGACATCTGTATCGGATGGACTTAGAAGTTTCTTTGCATATTTACCAAGTTTAATAAAAGCTTTAGTCATATTTGCTGGTGGTGCTTATTTAGGTACTATGGTTAAAAAGGCTATACAAGGTATGTTTAAATCACTTGAAATAAGTGGAGGTAATGTTGTCGCAAATATTGCTTTTTATTTAATTGTAGTTTTTCTTTCAATAACAGCTTTAGATGCAGCTGAGATTGATACATCTTTAATTAAGAGTAATCTTACTTTAATTATAGGATCTATTTTAGCGGCTTTTACTATAGCTTTCGGTTTAGGAGCAAGAGACGCTGTTACAAGATTGTTATTTGGTTACTATACTAGAAGAAATTTAGCTATAGGTTCTACTATAAAAATAGGTGATACAGAAGGCGTTGTTATTGCTATAGATAACATATGTGCCACAGTAAGTACAGACTCAGGAACAGTTATACTTCCTATAAAAGAAGTAGTTGATAGTAAAATAATTATTAAGAAATAA